In Paenibacillus kyungheensis, the following are encoded in one genomic region:
- a CDS encoding 5-methyltetrahydropteroyltriglutamate--homocysteine S-methyltransferase, which produces MLNPVIGTKRNKPPFRYDIVGSFLRPDDLKDARLQYEQGEMNAEQLSVIEYAEIAQLVDKQKALGLQVITDGEFHRSWWHLDFFLGIQGTQKIYLNQGTGGQDSKTRTESFQIVDKISFAHHPMLAHFRELQQLAGDHIAKMTIPSPALFHFVEHYNGNDVYSDQEELFADIIKVYQQAIQAFYDAGCRYLQLDDTTWGTLCSGRHRVHLRSRGLDPDQLAEDYVRLINESIAHRPDDMVIALHVCRGNLRSTWFAAGGYEPIAETLFAQAQVDAFFLEYDNERSGGFEPLRFIQDQFVVLGLVTTKHGGLESKEMLKTRIAEAAQVVDLNQLCLSTQCGFASTEEGNMLTEEEQWDKIRLVIETANEVWTQPSS; this is translated from the coding sequence ATGCTCAATCCAGTCATCGGTACCAAACGAAACAAGCCTCCTTTTCGCTATGATATTGTTGGAAGCTTTTTAAGACCGGACGATCTGAAAGATGCTCGTCTACAATATGAACAAGGTGAAATGAATGCCGAGCAATTATCGGTTATCGAATATGCAGAAATTGCTCAATTGGTAGATAAGCAAAAAGCTTTGGGATTGCAAGTGATTACAGATGGAGAATTTCATCGTTCCTGGTGGCATCTAGATTTCTTTCTCGGTATTCAAGGTACTCAGAAGATCTATCTCAATCAGGGGACAGGTGGACAGGATAGCAAAACACGCACAGAAAGTTTTCAAATTGTAGATAAAATCTCTTTTGCACATCATCCCATGTTAGCGCACTTTCGTGAATTGCAACAATTAGCAGGAGATCATATTGCTAAAATGACGATTCCTTCGCCAGCGTTATTTCATTTTGTAGAACATTATAACGGCAATGATGTGTATTCTGATCAAGAAGAGTTGTTTGCTGATATTATCAAAGTCTATCAACAAGCGATTCAAGCGTTTTATGATGCAGGTTGTCGTTATTTACAATTAGATGATACTACATGGGGGACACTGTGTAGTGGCAGACATCGGGTGCATTTGCGTAGTCGAGGACTTGATCCAGATCAATTAGCCGAAGACTATGTACGCTTAATCAATGAAAGTATAGCTCATCGTCCAGATGATATGGTGATTGCACTTCATGTATGTCGGGGCAATCTGCGCTCGACATGGTTTGCCGCAGGTGGTTATGAACCGATTGCTGAGACTTTATTTGCTCAGGCACAAGTCGATGCTTTTTTTCTTGAATATGATAATGAACGTTCAGGAGGATTTGAGCCATTACGCTTTATCCAAGATCAATTTGTAGTACTCGGCCTAGTCACGACCAAGCATGGAGGACTTGAAAGTAAAGAAATGCTCAAAACCAGAATAGCTGAAGCCGCTCAGGTAGTAGACCTGAATCAACTCTGTCTAAGCACCCAATGTGGATTTGCTTCGACAGAAGAAGGTAATATGTTAACCGAAGAAGAACAGTGGGATAAGATTCGCTTAGTGATCGAAACAGCTAATGAAGTATGGACACAGCCTAGTTCTTAA
- a CDS encoding LysR family transcriptional regulator, which produces MTLQQLRYAIEIANCGSMNEAAKRLFISQPSLSNAIKELENELGITIFDRTNRGISISIDGMEFLGYARQIIEQTELIENRYHGKNRTQIHFSVSTQHYAFVVDAFVKLMKQSDVNEYSFHLRETQTYPIIEDVRSLRSDIGILYINERNFKVMNKLFSDGNLKFTPLFNTSPHILIHSRHPLANQETVKMEDLLGFPYITFEQGVNNSLHFSEEMLSIRSNDKSIKVSDRATLSNLLIGTDGYTIGTGILVSELNGHQLISIPVETNETVTIGWIAHKDRQPSEITAQYIELLNDMISQNLLDLNQFLL; this is translated from the coding sequence TTGACATTGCAGCAGCTACGGTATGCGATCGAAATTGCGAATTGCGGTTCGATGAATGAAGCAGCCAAACGTCTTTTTATTTCTCAACCGAGCCTTTCCAACGCGATTAAAGAACTTGAAAATGAGTTAGGCATTACTATCTTTGATCGTACCAATCGAGGAATTAGTATTTCTATCGATGGAATGGAGTTTCTCGGTTATGCGCGTCAGATCATTGAGCAGACAGAACTGATCGAAAACCGCTATCATGGTAAAAATCGTACACAAATTCATTTTTCGGTATCTACACAACATTATGCGTTTGTGGTAGATGCGTTTGTCAAATTGATGAAGCAAAGTGATGTGAACGAATACAGTTTTCATTTACGAGAAACACAGACGTATCCGATTATTGAAGATGTGCGCTCTCTGCGTAGTGATATCGGCATTTTGTATATTAATGAACGTAACTTCAAAGTGATGAATAAACTTTTTAGTGATGGTAATCTGAAATTTACCCCTTTGTTTAACACGAGTCCGCATATTCTGATTCATAGCAGACATCCATTAGCTAATCAAGAAACAGTGAAGATGGAGGACTTACTTGGCTTTCCGTATATTACATTTGAACAGGGAGTTAACAATTCATTACACTTTTCTGAAGAAATGCTCAGTATTCGAAGCAACGACAAAAGTATTAAAGTAAGCGACCGCGCTACATTGTCTAATCTATTAATAGGTACAGATGGATATACGATCGGGACAGGTATTCTTGTGTCTGAACTTAATGGACATCAGTTAATCTCGATACCTGTTGAAACCAATGAAACAGTAACGATTGGCTGGATTGCTCATAAAGATCGACAACCTAGTGAAATAACAGCTCAATATATCGAATTACTTAATGATATGATTTCTCAGAACTTACTTGATCTGAACCAGTTCTTATTATGA
- a CDS encoding YkuS family protein, which translates to MAKIAVEKPFDDIKEVLEGKGHQVDLVNSDQELKGYDVGVVRVQNDGDTGLYDFPIVSVEGSSIDEVVAQVERYLELSK; encoded by the coding sequence ATGGCTAAAATTGCTGTCGAAAAACCATTTGACGATATTAAAGAAGTATTGGAAGGAAAAGGTCACCAAGTTGATCTTGTAAATAGTGATCAAGAACTTAAAGGATACGATGTTGGTGTAGTTCGTGTCCAAAATGATGGCGATACAGGATTGTATGATTTCCCGATCGTTAGTGTAGAAGGTTCATCTATCGATGAAGTAGTTGCACAAGTAGAACGCTATCTCGAACTATCTAAATAA
- a CDS encoding spermidine synthase, whose translation MQLLFQKENQLSVYETNEFYNEKGCFRILQFANEDIQGAIDLQHPDRILFEYPRAMIHLMELNNSEFQDVFVIGHGIGTIASHYPTKSFRIAEIDPLVLELSQTYFHYTLDNVQIGDGRVLLSAENDHQYDYIILDAFTTEGTPQHLISRSFFQMTATKLHDTGYLMINLIGKANHDRIINAIYTTLCEVYICIECFALPAEGTSDTQNMIIIAGHQPIRYQGRHMAGFESKSLGQGYIIEDE comes from the coding sequence TTGCAACTATTATTTCAAAAAGAAAATCAACTTTCTGTATATGAAACTAATGAATTTTATAATGAAAAAGGATGCTTTCGAATTCTTCAATTTGCTAATGAAGACATACAAGGTGCGATTGATCTTCAGCATCCTGATCGGATTCTATTTGAGTATCCGCGTGCTATGATTCATCTGATGGAGCTTAACAATTCAGAGTTTCAAGATGTCTTTGTTATCGGGCATGGCATAGGAACGATTGCGAGTCACTATCCGACCAAGTCATTTCGCATTGCTGAAATAGATCCGCTGGTGCTTGAGCTAAGTCAGACTTATTTTCATTACACACTGGATAATGTCCAGATCGGAGACGGAAGAGTATTATTATCGGCTGAAAATGATCACCAGTATGATTATATTATTTTAGACGCTTTTACGACAGAAGGCACTCCTCAACATTTAATCTCTAGATCGTTTTTTCAAATGACGGCTACCAAGTTACATGATACAGGATATTTGATGATTAATCTGATTGGTAAAGCTAATCATGATCGGATCATTAATGCGATATACACTACATTGTGTGAAGTGTATATCTGTATCGAGTGTTTTGCTCTTCCGGCTGAAGGAACATCTGATACGCAAAATATGATTATTATAGCTGGTCATCAACCTATACGCTATCAAGGTCGTCATATGGCTGGTTTTGAGAGCAAGTCACTTGGACAGGGTTATATTATTGAAGATGAATAA